A single window of Eucalyptus grandis isolate ANBG69807.140 chromosome 1, ASM1654582v1, whole genome shotgun sequence DNA harbors:
- the LOC104419389 gene encoding probable lysophospholipase BODYGUARD 4 has protein sequence MRSSKESPPLVTATRAAGSGGRSGASGGDGESEVSESLYGRRNVFREMGMLRWVERWDLYGSAGKVVMNHRRRWSDCGCESCVSWASNDALKLHVVVQEPLQVSVQGKKAPENVIFLHGFLSSSSFWTEAVFPNFSESARTNYRFFAVDLLGFGRSPKPRDCTYTLKDHLGMIEKSVIIPYGLNSFHLVAHSMGCVITLALAAKYTKSVKSITITAPVEEIIGLLSSHKSLSFFFPSAMFSLFEKKCKLNSPEKLAEKRLWPPLLFGSAVMSWYEHLGRCVCFLLCRNHRTWERILKLVTRRSDLHFAAVDLTRHTHHSAWHTMHNVICGGAKFLDDYLERLRKSRARIVIIHGNCDKVVPLECSSNIKMKIPHAEVEIIPNASHTTVILGREQAFTRKLEHVWANL, from the exons ATGCGTTCTTCGAAGGAAAGCCCTCCCCTTGTTACTGCCACGAGAGCGGCGGGGAGCGGCGGGAGGAGCGGCGCCAGCGGAGGCGACGGAGAGAGCGAGGTCTCCGAGAGTCTGTACGGCAGGAGGAATGTTTTCCGGGAAATGGGTATGCTCCGATGGGTCGAAAGGTGGGATCTTTACGGTTCGGCAGGGAAGGTGGTGATGAATCATCGCCGTAGGTGGTCTGATTGTGGCTGTGAATCTTGCGTTTCTTGGGCGTCCAATGATGCGCTGAAGCTTCACGTCGTTGTTCAGGAGCCTCTGCAAG TGAGTGTTCAGGGGAAGAAGGCCCCtgaaaatgtgatatttttacATGGGTTCCTCTCGTCCTCATCGTTTTGGACAGAAGCAGTGTTCCCTAATTTTTCCGAATCAGCAAGGACTAACTACAGATTCTTTGCTGTGGATCTTTTGGGATTTGGGAGAAGCCCGAAGCCGAGGGACTGCACCTATACGTTGAAGGATCACCTGGGCATGATTGAGAAATCCGTGATTATTCCATATGGgttaaattcttttcatttaGTTGCACATTCCATGGGATGCGTAATCACACTGGCCTTAGCTGCAAAGTATACAAAGTCTGTGAAATCAATCACCATAACTGCGCCG GTGGAAGAAATCATAGGGCTATTGTCTTCACACaaatctctttcattttttttcccttcagccATGTTTTCCCTCTTTGAAAAGAAATGCAAGCTTAACAGCCCTGAAAAGCTTGCTGAGAAGAGATTGTGGCCTCCTTTGCTGTTTGGCTCAGCGGTCATGTCATGGTATGAGCACCTGGGTCGATGTGTCTGCTTCCTTCTTTGCCGCAACCACAGGACATGGGAGAGAATCCTGAAGCTTGTTACCCGGAGGAG TGATCTGCATTTTGCAGCTGTCGACTTGACGAGGCACACCCATCACTCAGCCTGGCATACCATGCATAATGTGATATGTGGGGGAGCGAAATTCTTGGATGACTACTTGGAACGTCTAAGGAAATCCAGGGCAAGAATCGTGATTATTCACGGCAATTGCGACAAGGTTGTCCCGTTGGAATGCAGCAGCaacatcaagatgaagatcccccATGCGGAGGTCGAAATAATTCCGAATGCTAGCCACACCACGGTTATCCTCGGCAGAGAGCAGGCTTTTACTCGGAAACTGGAGCATGTTTGGGCAAATTTGTGA